DNA sequence from the Novosphingobium sp. KACC 22771 genome:
CATCGACTCCGAGGTCAAGCAGACCCAACGCTGGCCGATCGGCAAGAGTCCGATGGGCGCGCTGCTCAACCCCGCCAAGGACGTGGCGCAATACGGCACGCTGCTGCCCAGCCTCGACCCCCATGTCACCAACATCCGCGTGACCGACCGCATGCATCCCGAATATGGCGTCATGACGCTCAGCTTTGCCCAGAAGGCCGGTGTGCCGGGCGGGATGGAACTGGTTGGCTGGCAAACGGTGGATGCGCAGAATCGGCGCACCACGATTATCCTGTCGGGCCATCAATATGGCGTCGAACTGGGCGATGACCTGTTCCGCTATGTCGATGTCCGCCCGGGCGGCCGCCACTGATACGCTTAAATTTCACACTTGTGACAATCTGCGACAATGCTGGCGATCTCGTTCATAAGAGAGCAAGGCAAAGCGGCCTATACAGGTCTTCGACAAGGCGGACGAGTTGGTGGGTTTTCCCCCCTGTTGCCCACATCTCTAACGAGATCCGCATGTCA
Encoded proteins:
- a CDS encoding LolA family protein; translated protein: MLRLAMGLLVAGPAALSLAVPTPALAAPAANPAATIAQAVTALRGIDTMRASFVQRSEATGQQVTGVLSLKRPGKIRFQYQRGYPVLIISDGKALTIIDSEVKQTQRWPIGKSPMGALLNPAKDVAQYGTLLPSLDPHVTNIRVTDRMHPEYGVMTLSFAQKAGVPGGMELVGWQTVDAQNRRTTIILSGHQYGVELGDDLFRYVDVRPGGRH